The Corynebacterium freiburgense region TTCGCTCTCGTACATCATCGATCCGTGCTAAACCAGAAATTTCCCAGCTAGCACCAATTTGAAGGAAATCACGTTCGGCTTCTGCGTCATCGTATTCGTCATAGACTTCGCCGAGGATCTCCTCAACAACATCCTCGATAGTTACTAAGCCAGCAGTGCCACCATACTCATCAGCAACGAGCACAATTTGTGGGCCTGCGGAACGAACCGCATTTAACACGGCATCGCCATCGAGACTGTGAGGAACCACTGGTACTGGTCGTGCCAATGTTGCAACTGATACCTCAGAGCGTCGGTCACGAGGAACGCCAAAAGCGGCCTTTACATGGACTACGCCAATCGTTTCATCGAGGTCGCCCTTAACAACGGGAAACCTAGACCTGCCGGTTTGCTGCGCTAATTCCAAAAGGTCCGTAACAGTATCGTCAACCGATAAATATTCGATTGTAGAGCGAGGCGTCATAAAATCCTCTGCAGTGGATTCGCCAAATTGCAATGATCGGTCTAATAAAGCCGCTTGAGCCTCTGTAATGGCACCATGCTGTGCGGAATTCCTTACCAGTGCACCAAGCTCTTCGGCGGACCGAGCAGAAGCTAATTCATCTGCTGGTTCTAAGCCAATTTTTCGAACCATTGCATTGGCCGTGGTATTCAGTGCACGAATAAACCAGCCGAAACAGCGATTAAAAATTCGCACCGGAATGACGGTAAAACGAGCAGTACGTAGTGGATCAGTAATCGCCATATTTTTTGGCACCAACTCGCCATAAACCATAGAAAGCAAAGTAGCTACGATAAGTGCAAGCACTAATGCCACTGCCGGGGCGGTGGATTGGCCAAGGCCGATAAACTCCAAAAGCGGGGTGAAATATTGGGCCAAAATTGGTTCGGCAAGGAATCCAGTGGCAAGTGTTGTAATAGTAATGCCAAGCTGTGCTCCAGAAAGTTCAAACGACAAATTATTATGAGCTGCTTGAACTGCTTTAGCTTTAGCATCACCGTGCGAAGCGACGTGATTATCGATCACGGATCGTTCTAGGCCGGTAAGAGCGAATTCGATCGCAACAAAAAATCCAGTTCCTGCGGTTAAAGCTATAAAAC contains the following coding sequences:
- a CDS encoding hemolysin family protein, translated to MDIALSIISLLGFIALTAGTGFFVAIEFALTGLERSVIDNHVASHGDAKAKAVQAAHNNLSFELSGAQLGITITTLATGFLAEPILAQYFTPLLEFIGLGQSTAPAVALVLALIVATLLSMVYGELVPKNMAITDPLRTARFTVIPVRIFNRCFGWFIRALNTTANAMVRKIGLEPADELASARSAEELGALVRNSAQHGAITEAQAALLDRSLQFGESTAEDFMTPRSTIEYLSVDDTVTDLLELAQQTGRSRFPVVKGDLDETIGVVHVKAAFGVPRDRRSEVSVATLARPVPVVPHSLDGDAVLNAVRSAGPQIVLVADEYGGTAGLVTIEDVVEEILGEVYDEYDDAEAERDFLQIGASWEISGLARIDDVRERTGYVAPDGPYETFGGLIMATLGRIPVVGDKKLLPQTERDALDEFESGISGRWVARVAIMDGRRIDRAILTPISDEEASEFNE